In Cyclobacteriaceae bacterium, the DNA window GATTGATGAGATCAACCGCGCGCCGGCAAAAACACAGGCCGCTCTTTTTGAAGTCATGGAAGAACGTCAGGTAACGGTTGATGGTCATTCTTATAAAATGAAAAGTCCTTATCTCGTTGTGGCTACTCAAAATCCTATCGAACATGAAGGAACTTATCGCTTGCCGGAAGCTCAACTGGATCGCTTTCTTTTCAAGATCGTAGTAAACTATCCTAACCTGGATCAGGAGTTTAGCATTATCTCACGACAGCATAATCGGAAATCACAATCTGCAACGGAACAGGTAAACGCTGTGCTATCTGCTGAAAGTCTTGCAGCATTCCGTGAGTTGGCTCAGGCTGTCCATCTCGAGGAGAATCTTATGCGATACATTGCCCAGATCGTTCACGAGACCCGCAGCAACTCATCTTTATTTCTGGGCGCTTCGCCACGAGCATCCATTGCAATTCTGAATGCATCAAAGTCCTATGCCGCATTGCAGGGTCGCGATTTTGTAACGCCTGAAGATATCAAGATCGTTGCGCTGCCTGTGTTACGTCATCGCATTATGCTTAATCCTGATAAAGAGATGGAGGGCGTATCCACAGATGAGGTTATCAAACAGATCATTGACAAAATTGAAGTGCCGCGATAGTGAAAGTCTTCCGAAACCTTTATATCAACAATCGTTTCTTCTATATCATAGGAGCACTCGTTGTGCTTTTTATTCTGACGTTTGTTTTAAGTAATGGTGTGTGGATTCCAAAAATTCTATTCTATCTGTTTGTTGGAGTCATTCTGACAGATGCTTTGCTTTTGTTTCGCGTGAAGCGCGGCATGAACGGACACCGTCTTGCTCCTGACCGGCTCTCCAACGGTGATGAGAATGATATAAAGATCCATCTTGAAAACTTTTACACCTTCCCGGTTTCGCTGAGGATCTTCGATGAACTCCCACATCAGTTTCAACGAAGAGATCTTGAGTTCAATATAAAAATGAAGTCAGGTGATCAGGAGGTGATTCTTTATCACTTGCGTCCTGTTAAACGTGGTGAGTATTCTTTTGGAGCCGTTAATGTTATTGTGAGTTCTCCTCTGTTGTTACTGGCGCGCAGGTTTTCATTTTCGGGTGATAAGATGGTGCCGGTATACCCGTCGTATTTGCAGATGCGCAAGTATGAACTCCTCGCTATCAGCAACAGGTTGACAGAAGTTGGAATAAAGAAGATCAGGAAGATCGGCCAGAATCAGGAATTTGAACTGATCAAGGAGTATGTAAATGGTGATGATATCCGCACACTGAACTGGAAAGCAACGGCGAGAAAATCCAGGTTGATGGTGAATCAGTTTCAGGATGAAAGGTCGCAGCAGGTATATTCTCTTATTGACAAAGGTCGTGTGATGCAGATGCCTTTCAATGGACTAAGTCTTCTGGACTACGCGATCAATGCCTGTCTTGTGATCTCCAACATTGCCATCAAAAAATTCGATAAGGCAGGATTGATTACTTTTCAGGATAAGGTTGGAACGATGCTTCCGGCCAGCAGGCGTAACAACCAGATGGCAGTGATTCAGGAAGTTCTGTATCATCAAAAGACCGCTTTCCGCGAATCAGATTATTCAATGCTTCATGCTCAGGTGAGAAGCAAGATCAATCAGCGGAGCCTCCTGCTTCTGTTTACAAATTTTGAAAGTGTCTATTCAATGGAGAGACAATTGCCCTACCTGAAAAGTCTTTCTCAGCGTCACTTACTGGTGGTAATCTTTTTTGAAAACACTGAAATGAAATCATTGCTGGAATCTCCTGCTGGTACCGTGAAAGATATTTACTACAAAGCGGTTGCAGAGAAGTTCAGCTATGATAAAAAGTTGATTGTAAAAGAGCTGAAGAGAAGAGGGATCCAATCCATTCTCACTACACCGGAGCAACTTACAGTGAATACAATCAATAAGTATCTTGAACTAAAGGCCAGAAATCTGAT includes these proteins:
- a CDS encoding MoxR family ATPase translates to MADNIFENRLDLSGLQQNVKRIREEIGKIIVGQEAMVDLLLTALLADGHILIEGVPGVAKTLTAKLLARVISVDFSRIQFTPDLMPSDVLGTSVFNMKTSEFEFKSGPIFSNIVLIDEINRAPAKTQAALFEVMEERQVTVDGHSYKMKSPYLVVATQNPIEHEGTYRLPEAQLDRFLFKIVVNYPNLDQEFSIISRQHNRKSQSATEQVNAVLSAESLAAFRELAQAVHLEENLMRYIAQIVHETRSNSSLFLGASPRASIAILNASKSYAALQGRDFVTPEDIKIVALPVLRHRIMLNPDKEMEGVSTDEVIKQIIDKIEVPR
- a CDS encoding DUF58 domain-containing protein, encoding MKVFRNLYINNRFFYIIGALVVLFILTFVLSNGVWIPKILFYLFVGVILTDALLLFRVKRGMNGHRLAPDRLSNGDENDIKIHLENFYTFPVSLRIFDELPHQFQRRDLEFNIKMKSGDQEVILYHLRPVKRGEYSFGAVNVIVSSPLLLLARRFSFSGDKMVPVYPSYLQMRKYELLAISNRLTEVGIKKIRKIGQNQEFELIKEYVNGDDIRTLNWKATARKSRLMVNQFQDERSQQVYSLIDKGRVMQMPFNGLSLLDYAINACLVISNIAIKKFDKAGLITFQDKVGTMLPASRRNNQMAVIQEVLYHQKTAFRESDYSMLHAQVRSKINQRSLLLLFTNFESVYSMERQLPYLKSLSQRHLLVVIFFENTEMKSLLESPAGTVKDIYYKAVAEKFSYDKKLIVKELKRRGIQSILTTPEQLTVNTINKYLELKARNLI